In Sphingobacterium zeae, one genomic interval encodes:
- a CDS encoding helix-turn-helix transcriptional regulator, producing MNTQDITTDAKYVNRYYMTEVDSFEDSIYCHHAMIAEQYISEHRHDKDQFLYTEGGVVFIKTEKKSYFLPARHYLWIPAGIKHSIHPSTPEVVMRNLYFPKANNDAPFYSKMGIYPVNDLLIELIMFTNRWNGNIFPVEEPKYSIATAFKLILPELSLHELPLALPYPSHHKLKDIVTYLEENITENVNFKKLAGLFNISERTLARLFQKELNMSFIQYYTILRMLTALKLLLDEKLSVNEVALKVGYNSLPTFSNTFNKVVGIRPSEYVKQKELLI from the coding sequence ATGAATACACAAGATATAACGACAGATGCAAAATATGTCAACCGCTATTACATGACGGAAGTAGACTCATTTGAAGATAGCATTTATTGTCACCACGCTATGATAGCGGAGCAATACATTTCCGAGCATCGCCACGATAAGGATCAATTTCTATATACCGAAGGCGGTGTGGTTTTTATCAAAACAGAGAAAAAGTCATATTTTTTACCAGCGCGTCATTATTTATGGATTCCTGCCGGTATTAAGCATAGTATTCATCCGAGCACACCTGAAGTCGTTATGCGTAATTTGTACTTTCCAAAAGCCAATAATGATGCTCCATTTTACAGCAAAATGGGAATTTATCCCGTAAATGATCTTTTGATAGAGCTTATCATGTTTACTAACCGTTGGAACGGCAATATATTTCCAGTTGAAGAACCTAAATACAGCATTGCTACAGCATTCAAACTTATTCTTCCAGAGTTATCCCTACATGAACTTCCATTAGCCCTACCCTATCCCAGTCACCATAAATTAAAAGATATAGTTACTTACCTTGAAGAAAATATAACGGAAAATGTCAACTTTAAAAAGCTTGCAGGATTATTTAATATCAGCGAACGCACATTAGCCAGATTGTTTCAAAAAGAATTAAATATGTCTTTTATCCAGTATTACACAATCCTCAGGATGCTGACGGCACTTAAGCTGCTCTTGGACGAAAAATTGAGTGTAAATGAAGTTGCACTCAAAGTGGGATACAATAGCTTACCCACATTTAGTAACACGTTCAATAAGGTTGTCGGTATCCGTCCCAGTGAATATGTCAAACAAAAAGAATTGCTTATTTAA
- a CDS encoding 3-keto-disaccharide hydrolase yields MKFKHIIYSAGILLLSTNLFANAKDKKPKPIQLFNGKDLKNWTPKIRNHKVGDNYKNTFRVEDGLLKVRYDGYDNFNFQYGHLFYNKEFSAYLLRVTYRFVGEQANGGEGWAWRNSGAMLHGQDPKTMGVDQDFPISIEGQLLGGNGKDERTTSNLCTPGTNVVMDNKLFTPHCISSTSKTYAGDQWVTADFLVLGDSLVQHILEDKVVLQYTKPQIGGGNVSDFDPNVKKDGQLLTKGTISLQSESHPIDFKKVELYDLEPYMKDPNKLKKVIAELLPNLHQ; encoded by the coding sequence ATGAAATTCAAACATATCATTTATAGTGCTGGAATTCTATTGCTTAGTACTAATCTATTTGCCAATGCTAAAGACAAAAAACCCAAGCCCATTCAATTATTTAATGGGAAAGACTTAAAGAACTGGACCCCTAAAATTAGAAATCACAAAGTTGGGGATAATTATAAAAATACATTTCGCGTAGAAGACGGATTACTTAAGGTGAGATATGATGGCTATGATAATTTCAATTTTCAGTATGGCCACCTGTTCTATAATAAAGAATTCTCTGCTTATCTATTACGTGTCACTTACAGATTTGTTGGTGAACAGGCGAATGGTGGAGAAGGCTGGGCCTGGCGTAACAGTGGGGCCATGTTACATGGACAAGATCCGAAAACCATGGGCGTAGATCAGGACTTCCCAATATCAATTGAAGGACAGCTGCTAGGCGGAAATGGCAAAGATGAACGGACCACAAGTAATCTATGCACCCCAGGTACAAACGTTGTTATGGACAACAAATTATTCACGCCACATTGCATCAGCTCAACATCCAAAACTTATGCCGGGGACCAATGGGTGACTGCGGATTTTTTGGTGCTGGGCGACTCTTTAGTACAGCATATTCTTGAAGACAAAGTAGTCTTACAGTATACTAAACCCCAAATTGGTGGCGGAAACGTAAGCGATTTTGACCCAAATGTAAAAAAAGATGGTCAGCTATTGACTAAAGGTACCATTTCACTTCAAAGTGAAAGTCATCCGATTGACTTCAAAAAGGTAGAGCTTTACGATTTAGAACCTTATATGAAAGATCCAAACAAATTGAAAAAGGTTATTGCCGAATTGCTGCCCAATTTGCACCAATAA